One Arthrobacter sp. FW306-07-I genomic window carries:
- a CDS encoding ATP-dependent DNA helicase RecG, which produces MNAELDLALERRIGKRSAAVIEKHLGITTVEGLLNYFPRRYLTRGELTPISGLPLDEEVTLIARVLSSSTRHMQARRGTITDVIVSDDDGQQGLRLVGGQDYHGKVPGTLKISFFNGYKAKAELLQGRRALFSGKVTRFKGQLGLTNPDFLILDEDPFAPGSDDPEKLAAMPIPVYPATAKLPSWKIQKVIATLLETADLGSMADPLPPAVADREGFLPVAHAYRLIHAPETASDWKRARDRLRYQEALVLQSALARRRAQLAAEEATARRPVNDGILSAFDQNLPFTLTAGQAAVGKTLATELAQDTPMNRLLQGEVGSGKTVVALRAMLQVVDSGGQAALLAPTEVLAAQHYDSIRRTLGPLSSDGLLGGLAGGGSSVQVTLLTGSMPTAARKQALLDAASGTAGIIVGTHALLSDNVSFYDLGLIVVDEQHRFGVEQRDALRAKARKPPHLLVMTATPIPRTVAMTVFGDLETSTLDELPKGRAPIATHLVGLAENPAWAGRIWARAREEIDAGHQVYVVCPKIGTDDDGDFSPGEAAPPGVEAEEGRELASVTGVVDYLLAEPSLAGVALAPLHGRQDPELKTDTMAGFTANRIKLLVSTTVIEVGVDVRNATLMVILDADRFGISQLHQLRGRVGRGGLPGTCLLVTALEPGHPSRRRLEAVAATTDGFVLSQEDLKLRREGDILGASQSGGRSTLKLLRVLEHEDIIARAREDAQTIVGQDPLLSAHPELADAIEKYLNPEKEAFLERG; this is translated from the coding sequence ATGAACGCTGAGCTGGACCTGGCCCTTGAACGGCGGATCGGAAAGCGGTCCGCCGCGGTCATCGAGAAACACCTCGGCATCACCACCGTCGAAGGCCTGCTTAACTACTTTCCCCGCCGCTACCTGACCCGCGGTGAACTGACACCCATCAGCGGGCTTCCGCTTGATGAGGAAGTCACCCTCATCGCCCGGGTATTGTCCAGCAGCACCCGGCACATGCAGGCACGCCGCGGAACCATCACGGACGTCATAGTTTCCGACGACGACGGGCAGCAGGGGCTGCGGCTGGTGGGAGGCCAGGACTACCACGGCAAGGTGCCGGGAACGCTGAAGATCAGCTTCTTCAACGGTTACAAGGCAAAAGCTGAACTCCTTCAGGGCCGGCGCGCCCTGTTCTCAGGAAAAGTCACCCGGTTCAAAGGGCAACTGGGCCTCACCAACCCGGACTTCCTCATCCTGGACGAGGACCCCTTCGCGCCGGGCAGTGATGATCCGGAGAAACTCGCAGCCATGCCGATTCCGGTGTATCCGGCTACGGCCAAGCTCCCCAGCTGGAAGATCCAGAAGGTGATCGCCACGCTGTTGGAGACCGCTGACCTCGGCTCTATGGCGGACCCGCTTCCCCCCGCAGTGGCAGACCGGGAGGGCTTCCTTCCCGTGGCCCACGCCTACCGGCTTATCCATGCGCCTGAAACAGCGTCTGACTGGAAACGCGCCAGGGACCGGCTCCGCTACCAGGAGGCCCTGGTTTTGCAGTCCGCACTGGCCCGCCGCCGTGCCCAACTCGCCGCCGAGGAAGCCACCGCGCGGCGCCCCGTCAACGACGGGATCCTGTCCGCGTTCGACCAAAACCTGCCGTTCACCCTCACAGCCGGCCAGGCCGCCGTCGGGAAGACGCTGGCAACGGAACTGGCACAGGACACGCCCATGAACCGGCTGCTGCAGGGCGAGGTGGGCTCCGGCAAGACCGTCGTGGCACTCCGGGCCATGCTCCAGGTGGTGGACAGCGGGGGACAGGCCGCGCTGCTGGCACCCACCGAGGTGCTCGCCGCCCAGCACTACGACTCCATCCGCCGCACCCTTGGCCCGCTGTCCAGCGACGGACTCCTGGGTGGGCTGGCCGGCGGCGGGTCTTCCGTGCAGGTCACTCTACTGACGGGCTCCATGCCCACCGCGGCCCGGAAGCAGGCCCTGCTGGATGCCGCCTCAGGGACGGCGGGAATCATCGTAGGAACCCACGCCCTGCTCAGCGACAACGTGTCCTTCTACGACCTCGGCCTGATCGTCGTGGACGAACAGCACCGCTTCGGCGTGGAACAGCGCGACGCCCTGCGGGCCAAGGCCCGGAAGCCGCCGCACCTGCTGGTCATGACCGCCACACCCATTCCCCGGACCGTGGCCATGACCGTGTTCGGCGACCTCGAAACCTCCACCCTCGATGAACTGCCCAAGGGCAGGGCCCCCATCGCTACCCACCTCGTGGGCCTTGCGGAGAACCCCGCCTGGGCGGGACGGATCTGGGCCCGCGCGCGGGAGGAGATCGACGCCGGCCACCAGGTGTACGTGGTCTGTCCCAAGATCGGAACGGACGACGACGGCGACTTCAGCCCGGGGGAGGCTGCGCCTCCGGGCGTGGAGGCGGAGGAGGGACGGGAGCTCGCATCGGTCACCGGCGTCGTGGACTATTTGCTGGCTGAACCCTCACTGGCAGGGGTTGCCCTGGCCCCGCTCCACGGGCGCCAGGACCCGGAGCTGAAAACGGACACCATGGCCGGGTTCACTGCCAACCGCATCAAGCTGCTGGTCTCCACCACGGTGATCGAGGTTGGCGTGGATGTGCGCAACGCCACCCTGATGGTCATCCTGGACGCCGACAGGTTCGGAATCTCGCAGTTGCACCAGCTGCGCGGCCGGGTTGGCCGCGGCGGCCTGCCCGGGACTTGCCTGCTGGTCACTGCCCTGGAACCGGGCCACCCCAGCAGGAGACGGCTCGAAGCCGTCGCCGCCACCACGGACGGCTTCGTCCTGTCGCAGGAGGACCTCAAGCTCCGGCGCGAAGGCGACATCCTGGGCGCTTCCCAATCCGGCGGACGGTCAACACTGAAGCTGCTGCGGGTCCTTGAGCATGAGGACATCATTGCCCGGGCCAGGGAAGACGCCCAGACCATCGTCGGCCAGGATCCGCTGCTGTCCGCCCACCCCGAACTTGCCGATGCCATCGAGAAGTACCTCAACCCCGAGAAGGAGGCGTTCCTTGAACGCGGTTAG
- the rsmD gene encoding 16S rRNA (guanine(966)-N(2))-methyltransferase RsmD, which produces MTRIIAGAAGGTPLTAVPGSLTRPTTDRVKEALFSRLDAFDVIAGSRVLDLYAGSGALGVESGSRGALTVDLVESDAKASGVCQRNADLINGVLGRKAVTVHRARVEPFLDRAPEATAWDLVFLDPPYPLEEAGLSGVLEKLAGHLAPGAVVVVERSSRSPEPGWPQGLTRFAEKKYGETRLWYAEPFVPDAIAAEDLPGTDGPDSLRA; this is translated from the coding sequence GTGACCCGGATCATTGCAGGTGCCGCGGGCGGCACTCCGCTGACAGCGGTCCCGGGATCCCTGACCCGGCCCACCACTGACCGCGTTAAGGAAGCATTGTTCTCCCGCCTCGATGCCTTCGATGTGATCGCGGGTTCCCGCGTGCTGGATCTGTATGCGGGCTCTGGCGCGCTGGGTGTGGAAAGCGGCAGCCGGGGAGCCCTGACGGTGGACCTGGTGGAATCCGATGCCAAGGCAAGCGGCGTGTGCCAGCGGAACGCGGACCTGATCAACGGTGTTCTGGGCCGCAAGGCGGTGACCGTGCACCGCGCCCGGGTGGAGCCCTTCCTCGACCGCGCCCCCGAGGCCACGGCATGGGACCTGGTGTTCCTGGACCCGCCGTACCCGCTGGAGGAGGCCGGGCTGTCCGGGGTGCTGGAGAAACTCGCCGGGCACCTGGCCCCGGGCGCCGTCGTCGTAGTGGAACGCTCCTCCCGCTCCCCTGAACCGGGGTGGCCGCAGGGCCTGACCAGGTTCGCCGAGAAGAAGTATGGGGAGACCCGGCTGTGGTACGCGGAGCCGTTCGTGCCCGATGCAATCGCCGCCGAGGACTTGCCCGGGACGGACGGGCCGGATTCCCTGCGGGCCTAG
- a CDS encoding DUF3515 domain-containing protein, translated as MHHHHLPLSARAARMAMVGAMAALSLTACSPAVDVTAAKDAANPACAPMMLALPDSIGDSKLRKTNSQATAAWGDPSLVILRCGVNVPGPTTDRCVTVNGVDWVIKEGDPVWTLTTYGREPATEILMDPDKISSATVLADLAAAAAKVPSVRNCVGQEDLQNLPKSQ; from the coding sequence ATGCACCACCACCACCTGCCCCTGTCCGCCCGCGCCGCCAGGATGGCGATGGTTGGAGCGATGGCCGCCCTTTCCCTGACCGCCTGCTCACCGGCAGTGGACGTCACTGCCGCCAAGGACGCGGCCAACCCGGCGTGTGCGCCGATGATGCTGGCGCTGCCTGATTCCATTGGCGATTCAAAGCTGCGGAAGACCAACAGCCAGGCCACCGCGGCGTGGGGGGATCCTTCGCTGGTCATCCTGCGGTGCGGAGTCAACGTGCCGGGGCCCACCACCGACCGCTGCGTGACCGTTAACGGCGTCGACTGGGTCATCAAGGAAGGCGACCCGGTGTGGACGCTGACCACCTACGGCCGGGAGCCTGCCACGGAAATCCTGATGGACCCGGACAAGATCAGCTCCGCGACTGTGCTCGCGGACCTGGCGGCAGCGGCAGCGAAGGTCCCTTCCGTCCGGAACTGCGTGGGCCAGGAAGACCTGCAGAACCTGCCAAAGAGCCAGTAG
- the rnc gene encoding ribonuclease III — protein MSSTEELLKRLGVSIDAGTLRLALTHRSYAYENGGIPTNERLEFLGDSILGFSVTDALYRDNPNLPEGELAKRRSAVVSTRALAGIGRSLGIGEFIYLGQGEKLTHGKNKASILADTMEALIGATYVSNDIETARQLVMRLIGPLLKDAAVLGAGTDWKTSIQELAASRQLGSIHYAVEGSGPDHARTFTAVLNIGGTAYGKGSGHSKKEAEQEAAADAWRVLSGAGAQEASSTGASSVAAQ, from the coding sequence ATGTCTTCAACTGAAGAGCTTCTGAAGCGTCTCGGTGTCTCTATTGACGCCGGGACGCTTCGTCTTGCGCTCACGCACCGTTCGTACGCCTACGAGAACGGCGGCATCCCCACCAACGAGCGGCTCGAGTTCCTGGGCGACTCCATCCTGGGGTTCTCCGTGACCGACGCCCTCTACCGGGACAACCCGAACCTGCCCGAGGGCGAACTCGCCAAGCGCCGGTCCGCCGTCGTCAGTACCCGTGCGCTTGCCGGCATCGGCCGCAGCTTGGGCATCGGGGAATTCATCTATCTTGGCCAGGGCGAGAAGCTCACCCATGGCAAGAACAAGGCTTCCATCCTGGCGGACACCATGGAAGCCCTGATCGGTGCCACCTACGTCTCGAACGACATCGAGACGGCGCGCCAACTGGTCATGCGGCTAATTGGTCCGCTGCTGAAGGATGCCGCCGTCCTGGGCGCCGGCACCGACTGGAAGACCAGTATCCAGGAACTCGCAGCCAGCCGGCAGCTGGGCAGCATCCACTACGCAGTGGAGGGTTCCGGGCCTGACCATGCCCGCACCTTCACCGCTGTCCTGAATATCGGCGGAACCGCCTACGGCAAGGGTTCCGGTCACTCCAAGAAGGAAGCGGAACAGGAAGCCGCGGCAGACGCGTGGCGGGTGCTTTCCGGCGCTGGGGCCCAGGAGGCCTCCAGTACCGGCGCAAGCTCCGTGGCCGCCCAGTAG
- the mutM gene encoding bifunctional DNA-formamidopyrimidine glycosylase/DNA-(apurinic or apyrimidinic site) lyase produces MPELPEVEVVRRGLVNWVRGRTIRDVEVLDPRSIRRHALGVGDFIGNLEGATVSDVVRRGKFLWMPLVDSSAAGLDTPETDCLPHVALMAHLGMSGQLLMQDPAVPDEKHLKVRFRLSPRDGMPDQLRFVDQRIFGGLFVTTLVPTDDGGPGGLAESPLPLIAEEAAHIARDPLDPAFSFDVFYQRLRKRKTGLKRALLDQGLVSGIGNIYADEALWRARLHFARATDTLRRSEAQRVLDSAREVMLDALAAGGTSFDSLYVNVNGASGYFDRSLNAYGRQGEPCRRCAAAGINATIRRDQFMNRSSHTCPVCQPRPRNGRW; encoded by the coding sequence ATGCCCGAACTGCCCGAGGTGGAGGTTGTCCGCCGTGGCCTGGTGAACTGGGTCCGCGGCAGGACCATCCGTGATGTTGAAGTCCTCGACCCACGCTCCATCCGCCGCCATGCCCTTGGCGTCGGGGACTTCATCGGCAACCTCGAAGGTGCCACTGTCTCCGACGTCGTGCGCCGGGGAAAGTTCCTCTGGATGCCGCTGGTGGACAGCTCTGCTGCCGGATTGGACACCCCGGAGACCGATTGCCTGCCCCACGTTGCCCTTATGGCGCACCTGGGCATGAGCGGGCAGCTGCTGATGCAGGACCCAGCCGTCCCCGATGAAAAGCACCTTAAAGTCCGGTTCCGGCTCAGCCCGCGGGACGGGATGCCGGATCAACTGCGGTTCGTGGACCAGCGGATCTTCGGCGGCCTCTTCGTCACCACGCTGGTACCCACTGACGACGGCGGACCAGGCGGCCTGGCGGAATCCCCTCTTCCCCTGATTGCAGAGGAAGCAGCACACATTGCCAGGGACCCCCTGGACCCTGCCTTCTCCTTTGACGTCTTCTACCAGCGCCTCCGCAAGCGCAAAACGGGGCTGAAGCGGGCGCTGCTGGACCAGGGACTGGTGTCCGGCATCGGCAACATCTACGCCGACGAAGCACTGTGGCGTGCCCGCCTGCACTTCGCCCGGGCCACCGACACCCTGCGCAGGAGTGAAGCCCAGCGCGTCCTCGACAGCGCCCGCGAGGTAATGCTCGATGCCCTGGCAGCAGGCGGGACCAGCTTTGATTCGCTGTACGTCAACGTCAACGGCGCCTCAGGCTACTTTGACAGGTCCCTCAATGCCTACGGCCGGCAGGGCGAGCCCTGCAGGAGGTGCGCCGCAGCGGGTATCAATGCGACCATCCGCCGGGACCAGTTCATGAACCGTTCCTCCCACACCTGCCCCGTCTGCCAGCCGCGGCCCCGCAACGGCCGCTGGTAG
- the coaD gene encoding pantetheine-phosphate adenylyltransferase gives MRRAVCPGSFDPIHNGHLEVIARAAGLFDEVIVAISTNYAKKYMFSLEERLEMARETLASLKGIVVEPVGEGLLAEYCRQRGVSAIVKGLRSSSDFDYELPMATMNRQLSGVETVFLPAEASYVHLSSTLIKEVAVLGGSVTDYVPRSVHRRMVAGEPSADQQPRR, from the coding sequence ATGCGACGCGCTGTGTGCCCCGGATCCTTCGACCCCATCCACAACGGCCATCTTGAGGTCATTGCAAGGGCTGCGGGTCTTTTCGACGAGGTCATCGTGGCCATCTCCACCAACTACGCGAAAAAGTACATGTTCAGCCTCGAGGAACGGCTGGAGATGGCGCGCGAAACCCTCGCGTCCCTCAAGGGCATCGTGGTGGAGCCGGTGGGCGAGGGCCTCCTGGCCGAGTATTGCCGCCAGCGGGGTGTGTCCGCCATCGTCAAGGGACTGAGGTCATCGTCGGACTTCGACTACGAGCTTCCGATGGCCACGATGAACCGCCAGTTGAGCGGAGTGGAGACAGTTTTCCTCCCGGCCGAGGCAAGCTACGTCCACCTGTCCTCCACGCTGATCAAAGAGGTGGCGGTCCTGGGCGGCAGCGTCACGGACTACGTGCCCCGGTCGGTGCACCGCCGTATGGTTGCCGGCGAGCCTTCGGCGGATCAGCAGCCAAGGCGGTAG
- the thiL gene encoding thiamine-phosphate kinase, with protein MPEDLRNRVDRQPTVDGLSEADLLARIFPRLRMEAGHTASTLLGPGDDAAIVAAPDGKTVISIDTQVQDQDFRLLWPNGYRTTGFDVGWKAAAQNLSDINAMGAQATSMVVSLTLPVHTPVSWVEDLADGLTAGIRELGAVRCSVAGGDLGRGREISVTVAVLGTLDGGRPVLRSGAQPGDVLALAGTVGHAAAGLALLEADIPADTLGPAERVFMDLQCRPRPPLAAGPAARAAGATAMLDISDGLLRDGRRLAAASSVAVALDPARLAELAEVLVPAAALLGADPEQWVLGGGEDHGLLATFPADVQLPPGFTALGSIHALGTDDGPGVLTAGPAAGTGGWDHFAH; from the coding sequence GTGCCTGAAGACCTCCGTAACCGCGTTGACCGCCAGCCCACCGTCGACGGCCTTTCCGAAGCCGACCTGCTGGCCCGGATCTTTCCGCGCCTGCGCATGGAGGCCGGGCACACCGCCAGCACACTGCTGGGACCTGGGGATGACGCCGCCATCGTCGCCGCCCCGGACGGCAAAACGGTCATCAGCATCGATACCCAGGTCCAGGACCAGGATTTCCGGCTCCTGTGGCCCAACGGCTACCGCACCACCGGATTCGACGTCGGATGGAAAGCAGCCGCGCAAAACCTCAGCGACATCAATGCCATGGGCGCACAAGCCACGTCCATGGTTGTCAGCCTCACGCTTCCCGTCCACACGCCCGTGAGCTGGGTGGAGGACCTGGCGGACGGCCTCACGGCCGGAATCCGGGAGCTCGGAGCAGTCCGCTGTTCCGTGGCCGGCGGGGACCTGGGCCGCGGGCGTGAAATATCGGTGACGGTGGCGGTGCTGGGAACGCTCGACGGCGGGCGGCCAGTCCTCCGGTCAGGCGCCCAGCCAGGGGACGTCCTGGCGTTGGCCGGCACGGTTGGCCATGCTGCTGCGGGGCTGGCCCTGCTGGAAGCGGATATTCCGGCGGACACCCTGGGCCCGGCGGAAAGAGTCTTCATGGACCTGCAGTGCCGCCCGCGTCCGCCGCTCGCGGCAGGTCCGGCAGCCCGCGCCGCAGGGGCCACGGCAATGCTCGACATCTCGGACGGGCTCCTGCGCGACGGCAGGAGGCTGGCTGCAGCCAGCAGCGTTGCCGTCGCCCTGGATCCCGCGCGCCTGGCCGAACTGGCGGAGGTCCTGGTTCCTGCGGCCGCCCTGTTGGGAGCCGATCCTGAGCAGTGGGTGCTGGGTGGCGGTGAGGACCACGGGCTGCTGGCCACATTCCCTGCCGATGTTCAGCTGCCACCCGGATTCACTGCGCTAGGCTCGATACATGCACTCGGTACCGACGATGGCCCGGGCGTCTTGACAGCGGGTCCGGCCGCGGGCACCGGGGGATGGGATCACTTTGCACACTAA
- the rpmF gene encoding 50S ribosomal protein L32 — protein sequence MAVPKRKMSRSNTRARRSQWKATAPHLVKTVENGQVTYSLPHQAKVVTDSAGTALFLEYKGRKVADV from the coding sequence GTGGCTGTTCCCAAGCGGAAAATGTCTCGCTCGAATACCCGCGCCCGCCGCTCGCAGTGGAAGGCGACCGCCCCTCACCTGGTGAAGACCGTTGAGAACGGCCAGGTCACCTACAGCCTGCCGCACCAGGCAAAGGTCGTTACCGACTCTGCTGGCACCGCGCTGTTCCTTGAGTACAAGGGCCGCAAGGTCGCTGACGTCTAA
- a CDS encoding YceD family protein: MAFDVKDLGRSPGSMRTLKEHVPAPGDLGVALIGVQEGSDVELDLRLEAVHEGILVSGTVVAEVTGECGRCLDPLAYDLEVNVQELFFYEGAEFSDGEEDEEQRRVEHDVIDLEPVLRDAVVTNLPFQPVCREDCQGLCSECGARLEDEPGHHHEVLDPRWAALADMAKPDRQN, encoded by the coding sequence CTGGCGTTCGACGTCAAGGACCTCGGGCGCAGCCCGGGAAGCATGCGGACGCTGAAGGAACATGTACCCGCACCGGGTGATCTTGGTGTGGCGCTTATTGGTGTTCAGGAAGGCTCGGATGTCGAGCTCGACCTGAGGCTTGAGGCCGTACACGAAGGAATTCTGGTATCAGGAACCGTTGTCGCTGAAGTAACCGGCGAGTGCGGCCGATGCCTGGATCCCCTTGCGTATGACCTTGAGGTCAATGTGCAAGAACTTTTCTTCTACGAGGGCGCTGAGTTCTCGGACGGAGAAGAAGATGAAGAGCAACGTCGAGTCGAGCACGATGTAATCGATCTTGAACCGGTGTTGCGGGACGCGGTTGTCACCAATCTGCCGTTCCAGCCGGTGTGCCGGGAAGACTGCCAGGGCCTTTGCTCCGAATGCGGAGCTCGCCTGGAAGACGAGCCGGGGCACCACCACGAGGTCCTGGATCCTCGCTGGGCTGCCCTAGCTGATATGGCTAAGCCTGACCGGCAAAATTGA
- a CDS encoding aminotransferase class I/II-fold pyridoxal phosphate-dependent enzyme has product MHPPRELSTPLAPAPWQRTALGANLLAPDGGLGVTIFEEMTTLAVQTGAINLGQGFPDEDGPAEIREAARAAIAAGANQYAPGKGLPQLREAVSAHQERFYGLAPDPATEVIITTGATEGIAASLLAFAGPGDEVLTFEPFYDSYGAVIGLSGATHATVPLAAPDFLPDPAALEAAFNERTRVVLLNNPHNPTGAVFPAEILQRVVDLAQKHDTIIISDEVYEHLTFGVRHTPVAALPGAAGRTITISSAGKTFSLTGWKIGWLSGPEELVSAVRTVKQFLTYSSGTPFQAAIATGLALPDDFYTGIAAALEQKRDILSAGLRAAGFDVFTPKGTYFVNVDTAPLGITDALDLARRLPALVGVAAIPVPVFCHPDGAERTRSLLRFAFCKKTEVLEEAAARLATLRGRL; this is encoded by the coding sequence ATGCATCCACCACGGGAACTTTCCACCCCCCTGGCACCTGCTCCCTGGCAGCGGACAGCCCTCGGAGCCAACCTCCTCGCTCCGGACGGCGGCCTGGGCGTCACCATCTTCGAGGAGATGACCACCCTGGCCGTCCAGACCGGCGCCATTAACCTGGGTCAGGGCTTCCCCGATGAAGACGGGCCGGCAGAAATCAGGGAGGCCGCCCGGGCAGCCATCGCTGCAGGGGCCAACCAGTACGCACCCGGCAAGGGGCTGCCCCAACTTCGGGAGGCGGTGTCCGCGCACCAGGAACGCTTCTATGGGCTGGCGCCGGACCCCGCAACCGAGGTCATTATCACCACCGGTGCCACCGAAGGGATCGCTGCGTCCCTCCTGGCGTTTGCCGGACCCGGCGACGAGGTCCTGACCTTTGAGCCGTTTTACGACTCCTACGGCGCGGTCATCGGCCTCTCGGGCGCCACGCACGCCACCGTGCCCCTGGCCGCGCCCGACTTCCTGCCCGACCCTGCGGCACTGGAAGCTGCCTTTAATGAGCGGACGCGGGTGGTCCTGCTGAACAATCCGCACAATCCCACGGGTGCCGTTTTCCCTGCGGAGATCCTGCAGCGCGTGGTGGACCTTGCGCAGAAGCACGACACCATCATCATCAGCGATGAGGTGTACGAGCACCTCACCTTCGGCGTCCGCCACACGCCGGTGGCGGCGCTCCCGGGAGCCGCGGGCCGGACCATCACCATTTCCTCCGCCGGCAAGACCTTTTCCCTGACCGGCTGGAAAATCGGCTGGTTGAGCGGTCCCGAGGAACTGGTCTCGGCCGTCCGCACGGTAAAGCAGTTCCTCACCTACAGTTCGGGTACTCCGTTCCAGGCCGCGATCGCCACGGGCCTGGCCCTGCCGGACGATTTCTATACCGGCATCGCCGCCGCCCTGGAACAGAAGCGCGATATCCTCAGCGCCGGGCTCCGGGCCGCGGGCTTTGACGTATTCACCCCCAAGGGCACCTACTTCGTCAACGTGGACACGGCGCCGCTGGGCATCACGGACGCCCTGGACCTCGCCCGGCGGCTGCCCGCACTGGTGGGGGTGGCCGCCATCCCCGTTCCGGTGTTCTGCCATCCGGATGGAGCCGAACGCACGCGAAGCCTGCTCCGGTTTGCCTTCTGCAAAAAGACGGAGGTCCTGGAGGAGGCTGCCGCCCGGCTGGCAACGCTGCGCGGCAGGCTCTGA
- a CDS encoding DAK2 domain-containing protein — MKRWLGKAETALGNHSDRLNAINIFPVADGDTGTNLYLTVRAAARSLVLGEDQPAPVDVGEVLATAGQAAMEEARGNSGTLFSVFLCAAAEPLAGHTRMTSTLLAAALNRAQIRAWSALSDPVPGTMLSVMEAAARAAAAVDAGQDGDDSNHALGLTLDAAVEGALAAVVHTEEQLDALQSARVVDAGGVGMLLILDCLRSAVMGQELQDELLDGLHGYDVSDPHIHASMPDDDGVEVMCTITLSPLNAATLRQRLDEIGESVIMSQVGSGPDTDGNYRWRVHVHVPEPDPAVDIIRSLGEPSQISISELALPRDAAVDAVNTGGHER, encoded by the coding sequence ATGAAGAGGTGGCTGGGCAAGGCTGAAACTGCCCTCGGCAACCACAGCGACCGGCTGAACGCCATCAACATCTTCCCGGTAGCTGACGGCGATACGGGCACCAACCTGTACCTCACCGTCCGCGCTGCGGCCCGTTCCCTGGTGCTTGGCGAAGACCAGCCCGCCCCGGTTGACGTCGGGGAAGTCCTCGCCACCGCAGGGCAGGCAGCCATGGAGGAGGCACGCGGAAACTCCGGAACGCTCTTTTCGGTGTTCCTCTGCGCCGCGGCCGAGCCGTTGGCCGGACACACCAGGATGACGTCCACGCTCCTCGCCGCGGCCCTCAACCGTGCCCAGATCCGCGCCTGGTCCGCCCTGAGCGACCCCGTTCCCGGAACCATGCTGTCGGTCATGGAAGCGGCAGCCCGCGCTGCAGCAGCCGTCGACGCCGGCCAGGACGGCGATGACAGCAACCATGCCCTGGGCCTCACCCTCGACGCCGCCGTGGAGGGAGCGCTGGCCGCGGTGGTCCACACGGAGGAGCAGCTCGATGCCCTGCAGTCCGCCCGGGTGGTGGATGCCGGCGGCGTGGGCATGCTGCTGATCCTCGACTGCCTTCGCTCCGCCGTGATGGGCCAGGAACTGCAGGACGAACTCCTCGACGGACTGCACGGCTACGACGTCTCCGATCCCCACATCCACGCTTCCATGCCGGACGACGACGGCGTGGAAGTCATGTGCACCATCACCCTTTCGCCCCTGAACGCCGCCACCCTGCGGCAGCGGCTCGACGAGATCGGCGAGTCCGTCATCATGAGCCAGGTGGGCAGCGGCCCGGACACCGACGGCAACTACCGGTGGCGGGTCCACGTCCACGTCCCGGAACCGGACCCCGCCGTGGACATCATCCGGTCCCTCGGTGAACCATCCCAGATCAGCATCAGCGAGCTGGCGCTTCCCCGGGACGCTGCCGTGGATGCGGTGAATACCGGCGGGCATGAACGCTGA
- a CDS encoding spermidine synthase has protein sequence MPGGSGGAISRFLRTTGQHATIEPDAFTDGAYLLAIGGAEQSHVNLDRPAEIFYEYLRRIGHLVDLAAPPGEPIRALHLGAGALTLARYIQATRPGSIQYAVELERELLDFVLRHLPMPEGTDLTTIIGDAREALGALTPDLTFDVVILDIFSGPEAPGHIATSGFYREARHRLRPDGLLIVNVGDEAALTLVRSQVAAMREAMADVGAFAEAGMFEGRYPGNIILAGTQGPWPEAWTAELTARGPHPARVLAGVDLDPFSG, from the coding sequence ATGCCCGGCGGCAGTGGCGGGGCCATCAGCAGGTTCCTCCGGACAACAGGCCAGCATGCCACCATCGAACCTGACGCGTTTACTGATGGCGCTTATCTCCTCGCCATCGGCGGAGCCGAACAGTCCCACGTGAACCTGGACCGCCCGGCGGAGATCTTCTATGAGTACCTCCGCAGGATCGGGCATCTGGTGGATCTCGCGGCACCGCCGGGAGAACCCATCAGGGCCCTGCACCTGGGAGCAGGGGCGCTGACCCTGGCACGGTACATCCAGGCCACCCGCCCCGGTTCCATCCAGTATGCAGTTGAGCTGGAACGTGAACTGCTCGACTTTGTCCTCAGGCACCTGCCCATGCCTGAGGGAACGGACCTCACCACGATCATCGGCGACGCCCGCGAGGCACTCGGCGCGCTTACTCCGGACCTTACGTTCGACGTCGTCATTTTGGACATCTTTTCCGGTCCTGAAGCACCGGGCCACATCGCCACCAGCGGCTTCTACCGGGAGGCCAGACACCGCTTGCGCCCGGACGGGCTGCTTATTGTCAACGTCGGCGACGAAGCGGCCCTCACGCTGGTCAGGAGCCAGGTGGCCGCGATGCGTGAGGCCATGGCCGATGTCGGCGCCTTCGCCGAAGCGGGGATGTTTGAGGGCCGGTACCCGGGCAACATTATCCTGGCGGGCACGCAGGGCCCCTGGCCGGAAGCCTGGACGGCCGAACTGACCGCGCGGGGCCCGCACCCGGCGCGGGTCCTGGCCGGGGTGGACCTGGACCCCTTCTCGGGCTAG